A single Desulfobaculum xiamenense DNA region contains:
- the secA gene encoding preprotein translocase subunit SecA: MIGAIGRMLFGTKNERYLKRLRPIVDRVNAHEENVRKLGDTDFPTHIAELRQQVENGRSLDEMLPEVFALVREAGRRTMNMRHFDVQLIGGAVLHDGRIAEMRTGEGKTLVATLPVVLNALTGRGVHVVTVNDYLARRDAEWMGNIYRFLGLSVGTVLHGMSDEERKVAYGADITYGTNNEFGFDYLRDNMKFYLDQLVQRDLHFAIVDEVDSILIDEARTPLIISGQAEASVGMYAQMNSIVAQLKGEADYTVDEKARSVALTDDGVAHCEQILGLENLYDPANITYQHHVLQALKAHKLFQRDDDYVVKDGQVVIVDEFTGRLMPGRRFSDGLHQALEAKEGVKVEAENQTLASITFQNYFRMYDKLAGMTGTADTEAVEFQQIYNLEVTVIPTHREMVRKDHPDVIYKNQDAKYKAIATEVAELHTSGRPVLVGTTSIEKSEMLSTMLTRKRIPHSVLNAKHHEQEAEIVAEAGQRGKVTIATNMAGRGTDIVLGEGVRELGGLHILGTERHESRRIDNQLRGRAGRQGDPGSSRFYLALDDELMRLFGSDRLSGIMDKLGLEDDEAIENRMVSRAIENAQRRVEGHNFDIRKQLLDFDDTMNQQRTVIYSQRREIMAAEKDELEEMIGQFTGETLEGLYAALGSSKSGEEETEFVAGRLDEIFDLGRAEDLKHAVPTLDDAKAAVSAKLDTLRTGAPDMYWEIFRFFLLDSLDRNWKEHLLNMDHLREGIGLRGYGQKDPKQEYKREGFELFQDMLDRIKEGCLRSLCRLRLRTEVHEDDFQHKEQETKVQYAGGGSAKAEPQRKEPVRRDEPKVGRNDLCPCGSGKKFKKCCGR, translated from the coding sequence ATGATCGGTGCCATTGGCCGGATGCTTTTCGGAACCAAGAACGAGCGCTACCTCAAGCGGCTTCGCCCCATCGTGGACAGGGTCAACGCCCATGAAGAGAACGTCCGCAAGCTTGGTGACACCGATTTTCCGACGCATATCGCCGAGTTGCGGCAGCAGGTGGAGAATGGCCGCAGCCTCGACGAGATGCTGCCCGAAGTCTTCGCGCTGGTGCGCGAGGCCGGTCGCCGGACCATGAACATGCGTCACTTCGACGTGCAGCTCATCGGCGGCGCGGTGCTGCATGATGGCCGTATCGCCGAGATGCGCACCGGTGAAGGCAAGACCCTCGTGGCCACGCTGCCCGTGGTGCTCAATGCCCTGACCGGTCGCGGCGTGCATGTCGTGACCGTCAACGACTACCTCGCCCGGCGCGACGCCGAGTGGATGGGCAACATCTATCGCTTCCTCGGCCTGTCCGTCGGTACCGTGCTCCACGGTATGTCCGACGAGGAGCGCAAGGTCGCCTACGGTGCGGACATTACCTACGGCACCAACAACGAATTCGGTTTCGACTACCTGCGCGACAACATGAAGTTCTATCTGGACCAGCTGGTCCAGCGCGACCTGCACTTCGCCATCGTCGACGAAGTGGACTCCATCCTCATCGACGAGGCCCGCACCCCGCTGATCATTTCCGGTCAGGCCGAGGCGTCTGTGGGCATGTACGCGCAGATGAACTCCATCGTCGCCCAGCTCAAGGGCGAGGCGGACTACACCGTGGACGAGAAGGCGCGTTCCGTGGCCCTCACGGACGACGGTGTCGCCCACTGTGAGCAGATTCTCGGACTCGAGAACCTCTACGATCCGGCCAACATCACCTACCAGCACCACGTGTTGCAGGCGCTCAAGGCACACAAGCTCTTCCAGCGCGACGACGACTACGTGGTCAAGGATGGACAGGTCGTCATCGTCGACGAGTTCACGGGCCGCCTCATGCCCGGCCGCCGCTTCTCCGATGGCCTGCATCAGGCACTCGAAGCCAAGGAGGGCGTGAAGGTCGAGGCTGAGAACCAGACGCTGGCCTCCATCACCTTCCAGAACTACTTCCGCATGTATGACAAGTTGGCGGGTATGACCGGCACGGCCGACACCGAGGCCGTGGAGTTCCAGCAGATCTACAATCTTGAAGTGACGGTCATCCCCACCCATCGCGAGATGGTGCGCAAGGACCACCCCGACGTCATCTACAAGAATCAGGACGCCAAGTACAAGGCCATCGCCACCGAGGTGGCCGAGTTGCACACCTCTGGCCGCCCGGTGCTCGTGGGTACCACCAGCATCGAGAAGTCCGAGATGCTCTCGACCATGCTGACCAGAAAGCGCATTCCGCACAGCGTGCTCAATGCCAAGCATCACGAGCAGGAAGCCGAGATCGTGGCCGAGGCCGGACAGCGCGGCAAGGTCACCATCGCCACGAACATGGCCGGTCGCGGCACGGACATCGTGCTCGGCGAGGGCGTGCGCGAGTTGGGCGGCCTGCACATCCTCGGCACGGAGCGCCACGAGTCCCGCCGCATCGACAACCAGTTGCGCGGCCGCGCCGGCCGTCAGGGCGATCCCGGCTCCTCGCGCTTCTATCTCGCCCTCGACGACGAACTGATGCGCCTGTTCGGTTCTGACCGGCTGTCCGGCATCATGGACAAGCTCGGCCTTGAAGACGACGAGGCCATCGAGAACCGCATGGTCTCCCGCGCCATCGAGAACGCCCAGCGCCGGGTGGAAGGCCACAACTTCGACATCAGAAAGCAGCTCCTCGACTTCGACGACACCATGAACCAGCAGCGCACGGTCATCTACTCCCAGCGCCGCGAGATCATGGCTGCGGAGAAGGACGAGCTGGAGGAGATGATCGGCCAGTTTACCGGGGAAACGCTCGAAGGCCTCTACGCCGCGCTTGGTTCGTCCAAGAGCGGTGAGGAGGAGACCGAGTTCGTCGCTGGGCGTCTGGACGAAATCTTCGACCTCGGCCGCGCCGAGGACCTCAAGCACGCCGTGCCCACCCTCGACGACGCCAAGGCCGCCGTGTCCGCCAAGCTGGACACCCTGCGCACCGGCGCGCCGGACATGTACTGGGAGATATTCCGCTTCTTCCTGCTCGATAGCCTCGACCGCAACTGGAAGGAGCACCTGCTGAACATGGATCACCTGCGCGAGGGCATTGGCCTGCGCGGCTATGGTCAGAAGGACCCCAAGCAGGAGTACAAGCGCGAGGGCTTCGAGTTGTTCCAGGATATGCTGGACCGCATCAAGGAAGGCTGCCTGCGTTCCCTGTGCCGTCTGCGCCTGCGCACCGAGGTCCACGAGGACGATTTCCAGCACAAGGAGCAGGAGACCAAGGTGCAGTATGCCGGGGGCGGTTCCGCCAAGGCCGAGCCGCAGCGCAAGGAACCCGTGCGCCGCGACGAGCCGAAGGTGGGCCGCAACGACCTCTGCCCTTGCGGAAGCGGCAAGAAATTCAAGAAGTGCTGCGGCCGATAG
- the argJ gene encoding bifunctional glutamate N-acetyltransferase/amino-acid acetyltransferase ArgJ, whose protein sequence is MLVPQGFRFATAAAGFKKPGRNDLALVLSDTPASAAGVFTTNRFQAAPVLVSRERLVESETAMAVVINSGQANACTGDEGLANCRETLRLVGRAVGVDKCDVLCASTGVIGQQLKMDLWRETVPQLAKTLGANGPLDVAKAIMTTDTFAKVAWASVGEGDAQVRVLGFAKGAGMICPNMATMLGCVLTDAAVPPQVWRSMLREAVDASFNCVTVDGDTSTNDTVFGLANGASGVSVDDIGATALADAVREVCRSLAYMIVQDAEGGTKVVRITVSGARDDAEADMAARAVGNSPLVKTAMFGQDPNWGRIAAALGRSGAAFMPEDVSISIAGLVIFEAGQPVDIDFDSLLAPHLRKPDIDIRISLGRGPGGCELLASDLTHDYVSINADYRS, encoded by the coding sequence ATGCTTGTCCCACAGGGATTCAGATTCGCAACGGCGGCAGCGGGATTCAAGAAGCCCGGCCGGAACGATCTTGCGCTCGTGCTTAGCGACACTCCCGCCTCCGCGGCGGGTGTATTCACCACGAACCGTTTTCAGGCCGCTCCGGTGCTCGTCTCTCGTGAGCGCCTCGTGGAGTCCGAAACGGCCATGGCCGTGGTCATCAATTCCGGTCAGGCCAATGCCTGCACCGGTGACGAGGGCCTCGCCAACTGCCGCGAAACTCTGCGACTGGTGGGCCGTGCGGTGGGCGTTGACAAGTGCGACGTGCTGTGCGCGTCTACCGGCGTCATCGGACAGCAGCTCAAGATGGACCTCTGGCGCGAGACCGTGCCGCAGCTCGCGAAGACGCTTGGCGCCAATGGTCCCCTCGACGTCGCCAAGGCGATCATGACCACGGATACCTTCGCCAAGGTGGCGTGGGCATCCGTCGGCGAGGGCGACGCGCAGGTGCGCGTGCTCGGTTTCGCCAAGGGTGCGGGCATGATCTGCCCGAACATGGCCACCATGCTCGGCTGCGTGCTGACCGACGCCGCCGTTCCGCCGCAGGTGTGGCGGAGCATGCTGCGCGAGGCCGTGGACGCGAGCTTCAATTGCGTCACCGTGGACGGCGACACCAGCACCAACGATACGGTGTTCGGGCTGGCCAACGGAGCCAGTGGCGTGAGTGTGGACGACATCGGCGCTACGGCGCTGGCCGATGCTGTGCGCGAGGTGTGCCGCTCGCTGGCGTACATGATCGTGCAGGATGCCGAGGGTGGCACCAAGGTGGTGCGCATCACCGTCTCCGGTGCGCGCGACGACGCAGAGGCCGACATGGCCGCGCGGGCCGTTGGCAACTCCCCCTTGGTCAAGACCGCCATGTTCGGTCAGGACCCCAACTGGGGGCGCATCGCCGCGGCCCTTGGGCGGAGCGGAGCGGCCTTCATGCCCGAGGACGTGAGCATCAGCATCGCCGGACTGGTCATCTTCGAGGCCGGACAGCCCGTGGATATCGACTTTGATAGCCTGCTGGCTCCGCATCTTCGCAAACCGGACATCGACATCAGGATTTCCCTTGGCCGGGGGCCGGGCGGCTGCGAACTGCTCGCCTCGGACCTGACGCACGACTACGTGAGCATCAACGCGGACTACCGATCGTAG
- a CDS encoding HD domain-containing protein yields MNDAHPEAQSPALKNLDMDRLKRLADFLFEVGMLRKTPRTGYQFLGTGSENVAEHSFRTAVTGYVLAEMAGADTARTTLLCLFHDLHEARTADFNYVNRMYNSSDRTRALRDATAGTGLSEGILSLWEELETTESLEAQLAQDADQIDFILNLKEQADLGNTYATKWLESALQRLRTPQGKALAEKISTTDQSDWWFLGPDTSWWTRKNGKKKE; encoded by the coding sequence ATGAATGACGCACATCCGGAGGCCCAGTCTCCGGCGTTGAAGAATCTGGACATGGACCGCCTGAAGCGACTGGCGGATTTCCTTTTCGAAGTGGGCATGCTGCGCAAGACGCCCCGCACCGGCTACCAGTTTCTCGGAACGGGCAGCGAAAACGTGGCGGAGCATAGCTTCCGTACGGCGGTGACCGGTTACGTGCTGGCCGAGATGGCGGGCGCGGACACGGCGCGGACCACGCTCCTGTGCCTGTTTCACGACCTGCACGAGGCGCGCACGGCCGATTTCAATTACGTGAACCGTATGTACAATTCCTCGGATCGTACCCGCGCCCTGCGTGACGCCACGGCTGGGACGGGTCTCTCCGAGGGCATCTTGTCCCTGTGGGAGGAGTTGGAGACGACTGAAAGCCTTGAGGCGCAGCTTGCGCAGGACGCCGACCAGATCGACTTCATCCTGAACCTCAAGGAACAGGCCGATCTTGGCAACACGTACGCCACGAAATGGCTGGAGAGCGCGCTTCAGCGCCTGCGCACCCCGCAGGGCAAGGCGTTGGCCGAGAAGATCAGCACCACGGACCAGTCCGACTGGTGGTTCCTTGGTCCCGACACCTCGTGGTGGACCCGCAAGAACGGCAAGAAGAAGGAGTAG
- a CDS encoding PocR ligand-binding domain-containing protein — MHPALTFAQLVDPDELQHIADALHAAAGIPFTILDLNGTVLVRTGWQRICTDFHRKNSVSAARCRESDARIYSRLGTAPYIEYRCANGMWDIAMPIIVEGTHLATLFVGQFFYDDERPDEDFFRNQARELGFDEADYLAALAEVPFFSRDKMRKIMDFNLHLVRFISHQALAKLQLEAEMAERKRAEEELHDQLTFIRTLTDAIPTPIFFKDQGGSYRLCNTAFEQFLGLPREEIIGRSAQECAPEPFGSIYRDMDQKLMHEGGLQTYELKVTTPDGAERTVVLIKTRIGKNARHEGIIGIIMDITDRMQAERESRRLRTLLDRTFNSMPSMLVGVTPDGTVTQWNQRAEAMAGSDTRPAEGMPLAEAFPALGFCLNMIRSALATGQPQTREKVRRTTAEGAVRYEDIIVFPLAGEEVDGAVIRVDDVTERTRIEDLMIQTEKMMSVGGLAAGMAHEINNPLGIILQCSQNIERRFDPHLPANTKVANEFEVNLEGVRQYIEKRGIGNYISGIRDAASRAARIVRNMLDFSRKSESTRKPEDVNALLDRTLELASSDYDLKKNYDFRLIHIDKDYAPDLPQVEMVQTEIEQVVLNVLRNAAEAMAMSGMTEQPHILLRSRRDGNHVRIEISDNGPGLGESTRKRIFEPFFTTKEPGVGTGLGLSVSYFIITNKHRGDFFVESEEGHGATFIIRLPI, encoded by the coding sequence ATGCACCCCGCCCTGACCTTCGCCCAACTCGTCGATCCGGACGAACTCCAGCACATCGCAGATGCGCTCCACGCCGCGGCTGGGATACCCTTCACCATCCTCGATCTCAACGGCACGGTACTGGTGCGCACCGGCTGGCAACGCATCTGCACGGATTTCCACCGCAAGAACTCCGTCTCCGCCGCCCGATGCCGAGAAAGCGACGCAAGGATCTACAGTCGGCTCGGCACCGCACCATACATCGAATACCGCTGCGCCAACGGCATGTGGGACATTGCCATGCCGATCATAGTTGAAGGCACGCATCTCGCTACGCTGTTCGTAGGCCAGTTCTTCTACGACGACGAACGCCCCGACGAAGACTTCTTCCGCAATCAGGCGAGGGAACTTGGCTTCGACGAAGCGGATTACCTGGCCGCACTGGCCGAAGTTCCATTCTTCAGCCGTGACAAGATGCGTAAAATCATGGACTTCAACTTGCACCTTGTGCGGTTTATTTCCCATCAAGCGCTTGCGAAACTCCAGCTTGAGGCGGAAATGGCCGAGCGCAAACGCGCCGAGGAGGAACTGCACGACCAGCTGACCTTCATCCGAACCCTCACCGACGCCATCCCCACCCCCATCTTCTTCAAGGATCAGGGAGGAAGCTACAGGCTGTGCAATACGGCCTTCGAGCAGTTCCTCGGGCTCCCGCGCGAGGAGATCATCGGCAGATCGGCACAGGAATGCGCTCCCGAGCCGTTCGGCAGCATTTACCGCGACATGGACCAGAAACTCATGCACGAAGGCGGGCTACAAACCTACGAGCTGAAGGTCACCACGCCCGACGGGGCTGAACGGACCGTCGTTCTCATCAAGACCAGGATCGGCAAAAACGCCCGCCACGAAGGCATCATCGGCATCATCATGGACATCACCGACCGCATGCAGGCCGAGCGGGAATCGCGCAGGCTACGCACGCTCCTTGACCGCACCTTCAATTCCATGCCGTCGATGCTCGTCGGCGTCACGCCGGACGGCACCGTGACGCAATGGAACCAGCGCGCCGAAGCCATGGCGGGAAGCGATACGCGGCCCGCGGAAGGCATGCCGCTGGCGGAGGCCTTTCCAGCGTTGGGGTTCTGCCTGAACATGATTCGAAGCGCCCTCGCCACCGGCCAACCGCAGACGCGGGAAAAGGTCCGCAGGACCACTGCCGAGGGCGCCGTCCGCTACGAGGACATCATCGTCTTTCCCCTTGCGGGCGAAGAGGTCGATGGTGCCGTCATCCGCGTGGACGACGTGACGGAGCGCACCCGCATCGAGGACCTCATGATCCAGACGGAAAAGATGATGTCCGTCGGCGGGCTGGCCGCGGGCATGGCCCACGAAATCAACAACCCCCTCGGCATCATCCTCCAGTGCTCGCAAAACATCGAACGCCGCTTCGACCCGCATCTCCCGGCCAACACCAAGGTTGCCAACGAATTCGAGGTGAATCTCGAAGGCGTTCGCCAGTACATTGAAAAACGTGGAATCGGCAACTATATCTCCGGCATTCGCGACGCGGCCAGCCGCGCGGCGCGCATCGTGCGCAACATGCTGGACTTCAGCCGCAAGAGCGAATCGACCCGCAAGCCGGAGGACGTGAACGCGCTGCTCGACAGGACACTTGAACTGGCATCAAGCGACTATGATCTGAAGAAGAATTACGATTTTAGGCTGATTCACATAGATAAGGACTACGCACCGGACCTGCCACAGGTGGAAATGGTGCAAACGGAGATCGAACAGGTGGTCCTGAACGTCTTGCGCAATGCGGCAGAAGCCATGGCCATGTCCGGCATGACCGAACAGCCGCACATCCTGCTGCGCAGCCGCAGGGATGGAAACCACGTCCGTATAGAGATTTCCGACAACGGCCCGGGGCTTGGGGAATCCACCCGCAAGCGCATCTTCGAGCCGTTCTTCACGACCAAGGAACCCGGAGTCGGCACGGGACTCGGGCTTTCGGTTTCCTATTTCATCATCACCAACAAGCACCGTGGCGACTTCTTCGTGGAGTCCGAGGAAGGCCACGGCGCAACATTCATCATCCGCCTTCCCATCTGA
- a CDS encoding HD domain-containing phosphohydrolase, giving the protein MPELCPCPKVHEDIVNEIIRVNDELAQLKDLDAILDRVLTRARKVTRADAGTIYLVEDGRLRFSYVHNDTLFTSSVNKEVYANFSMPMNDDSIVGYAAGHRELIAIDDAYDMPADSPVRFNPAFDIKTGYRTRSILTFPITTSQGSVVGVIQIINAKDDNGESVPFSEEARHYLPLFATTASVAIERAIMTRELILRMIQMAELRDPSETGAHVQRVGAYSAEIYHQWALNKGVPEHELKKFKDHIRIAAMLHDVGKVGISDAILKKPAKLDPDEFATMQFHTVFGAKLFTNSTSELDAMSGEIALRHHEKWNGNGYPGRVSDLHGTVKSLGQPLSGKAIPLAARICALADVFDALSSRRTYKPPWPDEKIITVIKEDSGTHFDPDVVESFLSIWDVVTAIREKFTENLPEDERPNPQDDAAKKVAEDIERKRVSKD; this is encoded by the coding sequence ATGCCCGAGCTCTGTCCGTGCCCCAAGGTGCACGAGGACATCGTCAACGAAATCATTCGCGTGAACGATGAGCTGGCCCAGCTCAAAGACCTCGACGCGATACTCGACCGCGTGCTGACGCGGGCGCGCAAGGTCACGCGCGCCGACGCGGGCACGATCTACCTCGTCGAGGATGGTCGGCTTCGCTTCAGCTACGTCCACAACGACACCCTGTTCACCTCGTCCGTGAACAAGGAGGTCTACGCCAACTTCTCAATGCCCATGAACGACGACTCCATCGTGGGCTACGCGGCCGGGCACCGGGAGCTCATCGCCATAGACGACGCCTACGACATGCCGGCGGACTCGCCGGTGCGCTTCAACCCCGCCTTCGACATCAAGACGGGCTACCGCACGCGCTCCATCCTCACCTTCCCCATCACCACCTCGCAGGGAAGCGTAGTGGGCGTCATCCAGATCATCAATGCCAAGGACGACAACGGGGAATCCGTTCCCTTCTCCGAAGAGGCGAGGCACTACCTGCCGCTCTTCGCAACGACGGCTTCCGTGGCCATAGAACGCGCCATCATGACCCGCGAACTCATCCTGCGTATGATTCAGATGGCCGAACTGCGTGACCCCTCGGAAACAGGCGCGCACGTGCAACGCGTAGGGGCCTATTCGGCCGAAATCTACCACCAGTGGGCTCTCAACAAGGGCGTGCCGGAACACGAGCTCAAGAAATTCAAGGATCACATACGCATCGCGGCCATGCTGCACGACGTGGGCAAGGTCGGCATCTCCGACGCCATCCTCAAAAAACCGGCAAAGCTCGACCCCGACGAATTCGCGACCATGCAGTTCCACACGGTATTCGGGGCAAAACTCTTCACCAACTCGACCTCCGAGCTCGACGCCATGTCCGGAGAAATCGCCCTGCGCCATCACGAGAAATGGAACGGAAACGGCTATCCCGGACGCGTGAGCGACCTGCACGGGACGGTGAAAAGCCTCGGACAGCCCCTCTCTGGCAAAGCCATTCCCCTTGCCGCGCGCATCTGCGCACTGGCCGACGTCTTCGACGCGCTGTCGTCCCGACGCACCTACAAGCCGCCGTGGCCAGACGAAAAGATCATCACGGTCATCAAGGAGGATTCCGGAACGCACTTCGATCCCGACGTGGTCGAAAGCTTCCTGTCCATATGGGACGTCGTCACCGCCATCCGTGAAAAATTCACAGAAAACCTGCCCGAGGACGAACGCCCCAACCCGCAGGACGATGCCGCGAAGAAGGTTGCCGAGGATATCGAAAGGAAACGCGTCAGCAAAGATTGA
- a CDS encoding MlaE family ABC transporter permease: protein MFTRFFEWLGAGTIGMVREMGRMALLFVDVCAWMVRPPFRFRLLFGQMEFVGVRSLFVVALTSLFTGMVLALQTYYAFRLFSAESLVGATVALSMTRELGPVITALMVTGRAGSAIAAEIGTMRVTEQVDALTVMAINPVQYLAVPRILAGFAMLPLLTVLSDFVGMVGGYLVGVKMLGINSGIFMNKIYELVELEDIYNGLVKAAVFGVILTLVGCYKGFGTHGGAEGVGRSTTEAVVLSSVLILSSDYVLTALMM from the coding sequence ATGTTCACACGATTTTTCGAATGGCTTGGGGCTGGAACCATCGGAATGGTCCGCGAAATGGGGCGCATGGCGCTGCTTTTCGTGGATGTTTGCGCGTGGATGGTGCGCCCGCCCTTCCGCTTCCGTCTGCTGTTTGGGCAGATGGAATTCGTGGGGGTGCGCTCGCTGTTCGTCGTGGCGCTCACCTCCCTGTTTACGGGCATGGTGCTTGCCTTGCAGACCTACTATGCCTTCCGCCTGTTTTCCGCCGAATCGCTTGTCGGCGCTACCGTGGCCCTGTCCATGACGCGCGAGCTCGGTCCCGTCATCACCGCGCTTATGGTCACCGGGCGCGCCGGATCGGCCATCGCCGCCGAGATTGGCACCATGCGCGTCACCGAGCAGGTGGACGCGCTGACGGTCATGGCCATCAATCCCGTGCAGTATCTCGCCGTGCCGCGCATTCTGGCCGGGTTCGCCATGCTGCCGCTTCTGACCGTGCTCTCGGACTTCGTGGGCATGGTGGGCGGCTATCTCGTCGGCGTGAAGATGCTCGGCATCAACTCCGGCATCTTCATGAACAAGATTTACGAACTCGTGGAACTTGAAGACATCTACAATGGATTGGTCAAGGCGGCCGTGTTCGGCGTCATCCTGACCCTCGTCGGCTGCTACAAGGGCTTCGGCACCCATGGCGGCGCGGAGGGCGTGGGACGCTCCACCACCGAGGCGGTGGTCCTGTCGTCCGTACTCATTCTTTCCAGCGACTATGTGCTTACCGCACTCATGATGTAG
- a CDS encoding ABC transporter ATP-binding protein: MKPIIQCEGLRKSFGEQTVLDGLDITLRPDSVSVIIGRSGGGKSVLLKHIIGLMRPDSGRVLVNGQDITALSERELVAARRQFGLLFQEGALFDSMNVAENVAFPLVEHSGLSRREIADIVDAKLAAVGLSGAGHKMPAELSGGMRKRVGLARAIALDPKIVLFDEPTSGLDPVMSAAINDLILRTRGEFGATCVVISHDIPATMAIADEIFMLYNGRIIASGSPDEIRASDDPVVRQFIEGRADGPIGLA; the protein is encoded by the coding sequence ATGAAACCGATCATCCAATGTGAAGGCCTCCGCAAGAGCTTCGGCGAGCAGACGGTGCTCGACGGGCTGGATATCACCCTCCGCCCCGACTCCGTGAGCGTCATCATTGGGCGCAGCGGCGGGGGCAAGTCCGTGCTGCTCAAGCACATCATCGGACTCATGCGGCCGGATTCCGGCCGGGTGCTGGTGAACGGGCAGGACATCACCGCCCTGTCCGAGCGCGAACTCGTGGCCGCACGGCGGCAGTTCGGCCTGCTTTTTCAGGAGGGCGCGCTGTTCGACTCCATGAACGTGGCCGAGAACGTCGCCTTTCCGCTGGTGGAGCACTCCGGCCTGTCGCGGCGGGAGATAGCGGACATCGTGGATGCCAAGCTCGCCGCGGTGGGGCTTTCCGGCGCAGGGCACAAGATGCCCGCCGAGCTTTCGGGCGGCATGCGCAAGCGTGTGGGCCTGGCCCGCGCCATCGCGCTGGACCCGAAGATCGTGCTCTTCGACGAGCCGACGTCCGGTCTCGATCCCGTGATGTCCGCGGCCATCAACGACCTCATCTTACGCACCCGTGGCGAGTTCGGGGCCACCTGCGTGGTCATCAGCCACGACATTCCGGCGACCATGGCCATCGCGGACGAGATTTTTATGCTCTACAACGGGCGCATCATCGCCAGTGGCAGCCCGGACGAGATACGCGCCTCGGATGATCCGGTGGTGCGACAGTTCATCGAGGGCCGCGCTGACGGTCCCATTGGATTGGCCTGA
- a CDS encoding MlaD family protein, with amino-acid sequence MAGKSGAEIKVGIFVFVAVIMLAYMSLQVGERELLRSGVYDLVVYFDSVTGLKEGAPVEIAGIEVGRVSGIELENGRAKLVLELEDRVRLRADVVARIMTRGVLGDKYVALSGGTEAYPELAEGGVIQRSDRSADLEVLMNKIGQIADDIGTVSKSVSSVLGGPDGERGLRDTFENLRDLTVTLNQMVQRNVESIDLIVTNMRDFSGDLRDLSSANKQSIGSIIQNFETASNGLRDTLTTVNSVLAKIDEGQGAAGRLVNDEEMGRNLHEAVASLESVARKIDEGQGTLGRLVNDDTTSRELDKALEGINTYLEKQETFKTSVDFGAEYLADSGDTKTYLNMLIEPSADHFYMVGVVANPNGRTRETETFTTTSVDGGKPTTTHEVEEKTERDEITFNAQIGKRWGDLALRGGLFESTGGAGLDYYVWDDRLKFTFEAYDFDDEDAPHLKAGAKLYFLKNFYAMAGMDDFASEHGGSSFYTGLGLYFTDDDLKYLMSASPVPIK; translated from the coding sequence ATGGCAGGCAAGAGCGGAGCCGAGATCAAGGTCGGCATTTTCGTATTTGTGGCGGTAATCATGCTGGCCTACATGTCGCTTCAGGTGGGCGAGCGTGAACTGCTGCGTAGTGGTGTCTACGACCTCGTGGTCTACTTCGACAGCGTGACCGGACTCAAGGAGGGCGCTCCCGTCGAGATCGCGGGCATCGAGGTGGGCCGCGTGAGCGGTATCGAGCTCGAAAACGGCCGCGCGAAGCTGGTCCTTGAGCTTGAGGACCGTGTGCGGCTGCGCGCCGACGTCGTCGCCCGCATCATGACCCGTGGTGTGCTCGGCGACAAGTATGTCGCCCTGTCCGGCGGTACGGAGGCCTATCCGGAGCTTGCCGAGGGCGGTGTCATCCAGCGCTCTGACCGCAGCGCCGACCTTGAAGTGCTCATGAACAAGATCGGCCAGATCGCCGACGACATCGGCACCGTGTCCAAGAGCGTCTCCAGCGTGCTTGGCGGTCCGGACGGCGAGCGCGGCCTGCGCGACACCTTCGAGAACCTGCGCGACCTCACCGTGACGCTCAACCAGATGGTGCAGCGTAACGTGGAGAGCATCGACCTCATCGTCACCAACATGCGCGATTTCTCCGGCGACCTGCGGGACCTTTCCTCCGCCAACAAGCAGAGCATCGGCTCCATCATCCAGAATTTCGAGACGGCATCCAACGGCCTGCGCGATACGCTGACCACCGTCAACAGCGTGCTCGCCAAGATCGACGAGGGGCAGGGCGCGGCCGGGCGGCTGGTCAACGACGAGGAAATGGGACGCAATCTGCACGAGGCCGTGGCATCCCTCGAAAGCGTGGCCCGCAAGATCGATGAGGGGCAGGGCACCCTCGGCAGGCTCGTCAACGACGACACCACCTCCCGCGAGCTGGACAAGGCCCTCGAAGGCATCAACACCTACCTTGAGAAGCAGGAGACCTTCAAGACCAGCGTGGACTTCGGTGCCGAGTACCTCGCCGACTCCGGCGACACCAAGACCTATCTGAACATGCTCATCGAGCCGTCGGCCGACCATTTCTACATGGTCGGCGTGGTCGCCAACCCCAACGGCCGTACCCGCGAGACGGAAACTTTTACCACCACCAGCGTGGACGGTGGCAAGCCCACCACGACGCATGAGGTCGAGGAAAAGACCGAGCGCGACGAAATCACCTTCAACGCGCAGATCGGCAAGCGCTGGGGCGATCTGGCCCTGCGCGGCGGTCTCTTCGAATCCACCGGCGGTGCGGGACTCGACTACTACGTGTGGGACGATCGCCTCAAGTTCACCTTCGAGGCCTACGACTTCGATGACGAGGACGCCCCGCACCTCAAGGCCGGAGCCAAGCTCTATTTTCTCAAGAATTTCTATGCCATGGCCGGTATGGACGACTTCGCCAGCGAGCACGGCGGAAGCTCCTTCTACACGGGCCTTGGCCTGTACTTCACCGACGACGATCTCAAGTACCTCATGAGCGCCTCGCCGGTTCCCATCAAGTAG